The following proteins come from a genomic window of bacterium:
- a CDS encoding F0F1 ATP synthase subunit delta, translating into MALFWQLILIQIVTFLLIILFLRWLFLNQTRRTIKRLRELSEEKQKEEKALKEKIEKTKKQIQEEMDKSKKDVEDLRKKARADAEKDREEIIERAKIESKKVLDEALQESKRRESELIIEMQSKSLYLAVDMIKQIFSDKRLEEIHRHLVDDVIDEIKKIDESKRDTGSAAAVEIITSIKLTDAQMRKLKEILIGKTGGDLKFIEKQEDDVIAGLVVKIGECIIDGSLKNKLKKILPKMREKVRAV; encoded by the coding sequence ATGGCACTTTTCTGGCAGTTAATCCTTATCCAGATAGTAACCTTCCTTCTCATCATACTTTTCCTCAGGTGGCTTTTCCTCAACCAGACCCGGAGGACGATAAAAAGGCTGCGGGAACTTAGCGAGGAAAAGCAGAAAGAGGAAAAAGCCCTTAAAGAAAAAATTGAAAAGACGAAAAAGCAGATACAGGAAGAAATGGATAAAAGCAAAAAAGACGTCGAGGATCTCAGGAAAAAAGCGCGCGCCGATGCTGAAAAAGACAGGGAAGAAATTATTGAAAGAGCAAAAATCGAATCGAAAAAGGTGCTGGATGAGGCTTTACAGGAAAGCAAAAGAAGAGAGTCCGAGCTTATTATTGAGATGCAGTCTAAATCCCTCTATCTGGCCGTTGATATGATAAAGCAGATTTTCAGCGATAAGAGGCTCGAGGAAATCCATCGGCATCTTGTAGATGATGTGATAGATGAGATAAAAAAGATAGATGAAAGCAAAAGAGATACAGGATCCGCCGCCGCAGTTGAAATTATCACTTCGATTAAGCTTACCGATGCGCAGATGAGAAAGTTAAAGGAAATATTAATCGGGAAAACAGGCGGAGATTTGAAATTTATCGAAAAACAGGAAGATGATGTTATCGCCGGGCTTGTAGTTAAAATCGGAGAATGCATTATAGACGGTTCGCTGAAGAATAAACTTAAAAAGATCCTGCCCAAGATGAGGGAAAAAGTCAGGGCTGTTTAA
- a CDS encoding peptidase MA family metallohydrolase: MKLVFKISVLFFAVLIFFGFKFGGDWKVKKSKHFLIYYKRAPYGYIGNVARESERYYKEITEYLGLRRFNFWTFDNRCKIYIFESLEDYLKNTGCEEWSRGHVDIKEKEITTFVIQEEFFTNILPHEMGHIIFREVIGFKAKIPLWLDEGVAVLQEENRDNYLDAAKALVKNDLYISVKSLSDIRDYKYVIPVIFYSEAASLIEFLLDVYGRDEFIKFCRKIRDGMGWEEALFKVYGFKNLEAFQGAWINNMKKQV, from the coding sequence TTGAAACTTGTTTTTAAAATATCAGTCTTATTTTTTGCCGTTCTTATCTTTTTCGGTTTTAAGTTCGGCGGCGACTGGAAAGTAAAGAAAAGCAAACATTTTCTGATTTACTACAAGCGCGCTCCTTATGGATATATCGGCAATGTGGCCCGGGAATCGGAAAGGTATTATAAGGAGATAACCGAATATCTCGGTTTGAGAAGGTTTAATTTCTGGACATTCGATAACCGATGTAAAATATATATATTCGAGAGCCTTGAAGATTACCTGAAAAATACCGGTTGCGAAGAATGGTCAAGAGGCCATGTTGACATAAAAGAAAAGGAAATAACCACATTTGTTATTCAGGAAGAGTTTTTTACGAATATACTTCCTCATGAGATGGGGCATATTATTTTCAGGGAAGTTATAGGTTTTAAAGCGAAGATACCGTTATGGCTTGATGAGGGGGTCGCGGTCCTTCAGGAAGAGAACAGGGACAATTATTTGGACGCCGCAAAAGCCCTGGTGAAAAATGATCTTTATATTTCGGTAAAATCCCTTTCGGATATCAGGGATTATAAGTACGTTATTCCGGTGATTTTTTACAGCGAGGCGGCGAGTTTAATAGAGTTTCTCCTTGATGTATACGGGAGGGATGAATTTATAAAATTCTGCAGGAAAATAAGAGACGGAATGGGATGGGAAGAAGCCCTTTTTAAAGTATACGGGTTTAAAAACCTTGAAGCTTTTCAGGGCGCCTGGATTAATAATATGAAAAAGCAGGTTTAA
- a CDS encoding ATP synthase F0 subunit C — protein sequence MKHITVILIMLISTLGPSSVIAFVGYKSVEALGRNPSAAAKILISMLLAFIFAEVIAVLGILSVFMLYGHWQ from the coding sequence ATGAAACATATAACCGTAATTCTGATAATGCTTATAAGCACATTGGGCCCTTCATCGGTGATCGCTTTTGTGGGTTATAAGAGCGTCGAAGCCCTGGGCAGAAATCCGTCTGCCGCGGCTAAAATACTGATATCGATGCTGCTTGCGTTTATTTTCGCCGAAGTTATCGCGGTGCTGGGGATACTTTCGGTCTTTATGCTTTACGGCCATTGGCAGTGA
- a CDS encoding F0F1 ATP synthase subunit alpha, whose amino-acid sequence MEGREDKIPLVEIKDTGEIREIKKGIVKLSGLPFCINGQLVELGQNLRGMVIGFTDKNVVALALGDETSLSVGDTVYAESDIFEVPVGPNLIGRTVNAFGEPIDDMGKIEQEDSYPIFREAPGVMDRSPITQPLLTGIKMIDTVIPLGKGQRELIIGDRVTGKTTLALDTILNQKEKDVICIFCWIGGSFSSFQKIIQQLQREGAMDYTIVVGALASDSPAEQYVAPYTAATLGEYFMYKGKDVLVTFDNLTRHAWIYRQISLLLERSPGREAYPGDIFYIHSQLVERGAKLSNENGGGSMTMLPIVETQEGDVTGFIPSNLISMTDGQIYLNSSLFHEGFKPAIDLGLSVSRIGSKVQCEAIKEVVGHLKGEYARYRELVSLTRVRAKLSAEVEDRLKKGEILSSFFVQDKSTPLSIEEQVILFYAYSRNIPELKDADKRQNFKRNIFKFISGKTPHLIRKLSDKLSLAEDIKQGLNEAFADFFK is encoded by the coding sequence ATGGAAGGCAGAGAAGATAAAATCCCCCTTGTGGAAATCAAGGATACGGGGGAAATAAGGGAAATCAAGAAAGGTATTGTGAAATTATCGGGCCTGCCTTTCTGCATAAACGGGCAGCTGGTGGAACTCGGACAGAATTTAAGGGGTATGGTAATAGGTTTTACGGATAAAAATGTTGTGGCGCTTGCCCTTGGAGATGAGACTTCTCTGAGTGTCGGGGATACTGTTTATGCGGAATCCGATATTTTTGAGGTTCCGGTCGGACCGAACCTGATAGGGCGAACAGTGAATGCTTTTGGCGAGCCTATAGATGATATGGGGAAGATTGAGCAGGAAGACAGTTATCCGATATTCAGAGAGGCGCCCGGTGTTATGGACAGGTCTCCTATAACACAGCCCCTGTTAACGGGAATCAAAATGATAGATACGGTCATACCTCTCGGCAAGGGGCAGAGGGAACTTATAATAGGAGACAGGGTTACGGGAAAAACAACCCTTGCGCTTGATACCATCCTTAATCAAAAAGAGAAAGATGTCATCTGTATATTCTGCTGGATAGGGGGCAGTTTCTCTTCATTCCAGAAAATAATCCAGCAGTTACAGAGGGAAGGGGCCATGGATTACACTATTGTCGTCGGAGCGCTCGCCTCTGATTCTCCGGCAGAGCAGTATGTTGCCCCGTATACCGCCGCTACTCTGGGCGAATATTTTATGTATAAGGGAAAAGATGTGCTGGTGACATTTGACAATCTGACCCGCCATGCCTGGATTTACAGGCAGATATCGCTTCTGTTGGAGAGGTCTCCCGGAAGAGAGGCGTATCCGGGAGATATATTTTATATACATTCACAATTGGTGGAGAGAGGAGCAAAGCTCAGCAATGAAAATGGCGGCGGCTCAATGACCATGCTTCCTATAGTTGAAACCCAGGAAGGTGATGTCACGGGTTTTATCCCGTCTAACCTGATATCGATGACCGACGGACAGATTTATTTAAATAGCTCGTTGTTCCATGAAGGGTTTAAACCCGCTATCGACCTGGGGCTTTCCGTATCCAGGATAGGCAGCAAAGTCCAGTGCGAAGCGATCAAGGAAGTGGTCGGGCATCTTAAGGGGGAATACGCGCGTTACAGGGAGCTTGTGAGCCTGACGAGAGTAAGGGCAAAGTTATCCGCGGAAGTCGAAGACAGGCTGAAAAAAGGCGAGATATTAAGCAGTTTCTTCGTACAGGATAAATCAACCCCCCTTTCCATAGAAGAACAGGTTATCCTTTTCTATGCTTACAGCAGGAACATACCCGAGCTCAAAGACGCTGATAAAAGACAGAATTTCAAAAGGAATATTTTTAAGTTTATTTCCGGGAAGACCCCCCATTTGATCAGAAAACTCTCGGATAAACTGTCATTGGCCGAAGATATCAAGCAGGGTTTAAACGAAGCTTTTGCCGATTTCTTTAAATAA
- a CDS encoding F0F1 ATP synthase subunit gamma: MLDLTKLRQELQFNKEIGGIINVLKGVASSEFYRLQRERKRLNDFEECLNSMFSVISSVGEDSIFVKESSLPETVVMITSDLGFLGKLNVAIVTAVMEKYSAGKKLVVVGKQGLRYMETGEEDIVSFPGISDEVSHSEVDSVGNYVFDRFFNGETGRVNVVFPHFISFGVWEVEEKQLLPCGSLFESFREKKKIEYLIVEPAYKRVLEYLVKVWINHVLYGILWESKLSEWSARVMHLERSSTEIKEMDKKLKFRYFRMLHENSDKNIREIFSSRLAVSRQNRQMHSAV, encoded by the coding sequence ATGCTTGATTTGACAAAATTGAGGCAGGAACTTCAGTTTAACAAAGAAATAGGCGGTATTATCAATGTGCTGAAAGGCGTTGCGTCTTCGGAATTTTACAGGCTTCAGCGTGAGAGAAAAAGGTTAAATGATTTTGAAGAATGCCTTAACAGCATGTTTTCCGTCATTTCGTCCGTTGGCGAAGACAGTATTTTTGTAAAGGAATCATCCCTTCCGGAAACGGTCGTTATGATTACTTCAGACCTTGGCTTTCTGGGCAAGCTGAACGTAGCTATCGTAACCGCCGTTATGGAAAAATATTCCGCCGGCAAAAAACTTGTTGTTGTCGGGAAACAGGGCTTGAGATATATGGAAACAGGGGAGGAAGATATAGTCAGTTTTCCCGGCATAAGCGATGAAGTTTCTCACAGTGAAGTGGATTCCGTAGGCAATTATGTTTTTGACAGGTTTTTCAACGGGGAAACGGGCAGGGTAAATGTTGTTTTCCCCCATTTTATCTCATTCGGAGTGTGGGAAGTTGAGGAAAAACAGTTATTACCTTGCGGAAGCCTGTTTGAATCGTTCAGGGAAAAAAAGAAAATCGAGTATCTGATAGTTGAGCCTGCGTACAAAAGGGTCCTGGAATATCTGGTTAAAGTATGGATTAACCATGTCCTTTACGGGATCTTATGGGAGAGCAAGCTTTCCGAATGGTCGGCAAGGGTAATGCATCTGGAAAGAAGTTCCACTGAGATTAAGGAAATGGATAAAAAACTTAAATTCAGGTATTTCCGGATGCTTCATGAAAACAGCGATAAGAATATCAGGGAAATATTTTCCAGCCGGCTTGCCGTTTCCCGGCAGAACAGACAGATGCATAGCGCTGTATAG
- the atpD gene encoding F0F1 ATP synthase subunit beta, which translates to MPDKNITKNGTPNGKVTGIQGPVVIVKFDSPEQMPDIYDVLETRTYDGKKVVLEVFEYLSRRATDVGDVVRCISLSPLSGLQRNAEVVSVGGGIKIPVGEKVCSRILNVFGEPVDKKGPVDSKEFELIHKKQKIDFGMSKTKQMKFEMLETGIKVIDLLFPMIKGTRTGILGGAALGKSVIILELMHNVTKKQKGYCVFTGAGERIREGNELYNELDRQKILERSVLAFGQMNEPPGARFEIVHTGITLAEHFQDKGNDVLFFVDSVFRFAQAGSEISTLLGRIPSETGYQPTLTSEMSDFQERIRSSGRAAITAIEAVYVPSDDLTDPAVVSIFSYLDSILILSRQHVQLGLYPAIDPLLSSSSYMDPHIIGSRHFEVAQNVIIILNKFEELRRIVSIIGIEELSREDRIMFERARKLRNFLTQPFFTAELYTGKKGVYIPLEKTIRSCEKIISGEMDKVPPEDLYMIGEIE; encoded by the coding sequence ATGCCGGATAAAAACATAACGAAAAACGGGACGCCGAACGGTAAAGTGACCGGTATCCAGGGCCCGGTTGTAATAGTCAAGTTTGATTCGCCTGAACAGATGCCCGACATATATGATGTCCTGGAAACAAGGACGTATGACGGCAAAAAAGTTGTCCTTGAGGTCTTTGAGTATCTTTCCAGGAGAGCCACCGATGTCGGTGATGTGGTGAGATGCATATCACTTTCTCCCCTGTCCGGACTGCAGAGAAACGCGGAAGTTGTGTCTGTCGGAGGCGGCATAAAAATCCCCGTGGGCGAAAAGGTGTGCTCGAGGATATTGAATGTTTTCGGTGAACCGGTAGACAAAAAAGGCCCGGTTGATTCCAAAGAGTTTGAGTTGATACATAAAAAGCAGAAAATTGATTTTGGTATGTCCAAAACCAAACAGATGAAATTTGAGATGCTTGAAACGGGGATAAAAGTCATAGATTTGCTTTTTCCTATGATAAAAGGCACCAGGACCGGTATTTTGGGGGGAGCCGCGCTCGGCAAAAGTGTTATCATTCTTGAACTTATGCATAATGTGACAAAAAAACAGAAAGGTTATTGCGTATTTACGGGCGCGGGAGAAAGAATAAGGGAAGGCAATGAACTTTATAATGAGTTAGACAGGCAAAAAATACTTGAGCGTTCGGTGCTTGCTTTCGGGCAGATGAACGAGCCTCCGGGAGCCAGGTTTGAAATAGTGCATACCGGTATTACGCTGGCGGAACATTTTCAGGACAAAGGCAATGACGTGCTTTTCTTTGTTGACAGTGTTTTCAGGTTTGCCCAGGCCGGAAGCGAAATATCGACGCTGCTCGGGAGAATACCGTCCGAAACGGGATACCAGCCCACTTTGACTTCGGAAATGAGCGATTTTCAGGAAAGAATAAGGTCTTCGGGCAGGGCCGCTATTACCGCCATAGAAGCTGTTTATGTGCCGAGTGACGATTTGACTGATCCTGCCGTAGTCAGCATTTTCAGTTATCTCGATTCGATATTGATTCTTTCAAGGCAGCATGTCCAGCTGGGACTTTATCCCGCGATAGACCCTCTCCTCTCTTCTTCGTCGTATATGGATCCGCATATAATCGGAAGCAGGCATTTTGAAGTGGCTCAGAATGTAATAATCATCCTGAACAAATTTGAAGAGCTGAGAAGGATAGTGTCGATAATCGGAATCGAAGAATTATCGAGGGAAGACAGGATTATGTTTGAAAGAGCCCGGAAGCTGAGGAATTTTCTGACTCAGCCTTTCTTTACCGCAGAACTTTATACCGGGAAAAAAGGCGTGTATATCCCCCTGGAAAAAACTATTCGCAGCTGCGAAAAAATTATTTCGGGCGAAATGGATAAAGTTCCGCCTGAAGACCTGTATATGATAGGTGAGATTGAATAA
- the tadA gene encoding Flp pilus assembly complex ATPase component TadA encodes MVMKLGEILIKDNLISKDELGIALREQQKTSEPLAKVLIKLGYLKEEDLLPVLSKQLKIPVVDIKNADIDEAAVKKVPAKFAWHYKIMPVKFEKNTLTVATSDPLHSLNDLQLFLGVDIIGVLAPEKETIKTIKKYYGVGAETVEGIMAKQKLEDEPDNTERMDEVEDIEKMAAEASVVKLVNQIILDAHKARATDIHIEPFRGKLGLRYRVDGVLYNANVPNEMSRLFPSIISRIKIMSKLDIVERRLPQDGRAAVKIGKEEFDLRISVIPTRHGESLVIRVLPTKMLFSLEKLGLKPDELKIMENLVKKPNGIIFVTGPTGSGKTTTLYACLSKIKSSENKIITLEDPIEYEIEGVTQIQIMPEIGFTFAQGLRSVLRHDPDIMMVGEVRDYETAELAIRIALTGHLIFSTVHTNDAAGGVTRLINIGIEPFLITSSVESFIAQRLVRVICPECKGEDTSIADEVGKMILQDIDNFNRKQKADSLIKIPETLKFYKGKGCDSCNHTGYKQRSAIYEMLLINRPIKELILEKASTDRIRDKAVEQGMKTLRVSGWEKVLEGLTTPEEILRVTQTAD; translated from the coding sequence ATGGTGATGAAACTGGGCGAGATACTCATAAAAGACAATCTTATTTCTAAAGATGAACTCGGGATTGCTTTAAGGGAGCAGCAGAAAACTTCGGAACCGCTTGCGAAAGTTCTGATAAAACTGGGATATTTAAAAGAGGAAGATTTACTTCCCGTGCTTTCGAAACAGCTTAAAATTCCCGTTGTTGATATTAAAAACGCGGATATCGATGAAGCGGCCGTTAAGAAAGTGCCGGCAAAATTCGCGTGGCATTATAAGATTATGCCGGTCAAATTTGAAAAAAACACTTTAACCGTTGCTACATCCGACCCCCTGCATTCGCTGAATGACCTGCAGTTATTCCTCGGAGTGGATATAATAGGCGTCCTCGCTCCGGAGAAGGAAACCATTAAGACTATAAAGAAATATTACGGCGTCGGGGCTGAAACCGTCGAAGGCATTATGGCAAAACAAAAGTTGGAAGATGAGCCGGACAATACGGAAAGGATGGATGAAGTTGAAGACATTGAAAAAATGGCCGCGGAAGCCTCGGTTGTCAAATTGGTCAACCAGATTATTCTTGATGCCCACAAAGCAAGGGCAACCGATATCCACATAGAGCCCTTCAGAGGGAAACTGGGTTTGCGCTACAGGGTAGACGGGGTGCTGTATAATGCCAATGTTCCCAATGAGATGAGCAGGCTTTTCCCCTCTATAATATCGAGGATAAAAATAATGTCTAAACTCGACATTGTGGAGAGAAGGCTGCCCCAGGACGGAAGAGCCGCGGTAAAAATAGGCAAAGAAGAATTCGACCTGAGGATTTCCGTCATACCGACCAGACACGGTGAAAGCCTTGTAATAAGGGTTCTTCCGACAAAAATGCTTTTCAGCCTTGAAAAACTCGGATTAAAACCGGATGAGTTGAAAATAATGGAGAATCTCGTCAAAAAACCCAACGGTATCATATTCGTAACAGGCCCGACGGGCAGCGGAAAAACCACAACCCTTTACGCCTGCCTGAGCAAAATCAAAAGTTCGGAAAACAAGATAATTACCCTCGAAGACCCTATTGAATACGAAATAGAGGGGGTTACCCAGATACAGATAATGCCTGAAATAGGATTTACATTTGCGCAGGGTTTGAGAAGTGTCCTGAGGCATGACCCTGACATTATGATGGTAGGCGAAGTAAGAGACTATGAAACAGCCGAACTTGCCATCAGGATTGCCTTAACCGGGCATTTGATTTTTTCAACTGTGCATACCAATGATGCCGCCGGAGGCGTGACCAGGCTTATTAATATAGGGATTGAGCCGTTTTTGATAACTTCATCCGTTGAAAGTTTTATAGCGCAGAGGCTGGTGCGCGTGATTTGCCCTGAATGCAAAGGGGAGGATACTTCAATAGCGGATGAAGTCGGTAAAATGATATTGCAGGACATAGATAATTTTAACCGGAAGCAGAAGGCGGACAGTTTGATTAAGATTCCCGAAACCCTGAAATTTTATAAGGGGAAAGGCTGTGATTCCTGTAATCATACGGGGTATAAACAAAGAAGCGCGATATATGAGATGTTGTTGATCAACAGGCCTATCAAAGAGCTCATACTCGAGAAAGCTTCTACTGACAGGATAAGGGACAAAGCCGTCGAACAGGGCATGAAGACCCTGCGCGTTTCCGGCTGGGAGAAAGTTCTGGAAGGGCTTACCACTCCGGAGGAAATATTGAGGGTAACGCAGACTGCGGATTAA
- a CDS encoding type II secretion system F family protein, producing MEFYYKAKKGPHEVVEGTVEAENRERAVDKLTQGGLIPVNMLEVKHHAAERHKKHGRKDGYPGGRLLSRKVKQKDVTVFTEQLSSLLKAKVRLSEALEVLFEQTENSFLKNIIMTIEGKIKNGATLAGSLSGYPHIFSSLYINMIDAGEKGGVLDKTLIRLAGFRDREEQIKSKILSALAYPLFIVAVGILTVFILLGFVIPKMAVLFQQMDQVLPLPTRILIFLSQPVKKFGLWFVVALCIFVFILVKAGMIEKKKLAIDRLSLKLPVLGGFLKRTVYSRFCRTLQTLLENGIPLAQAIDIAMPTVNNEVFRKEIINAQKNVMDGASFKDSLRKTGLFPPFMINMIAVGEKSGSLETALSDVADFYEKEADKITKVITSLFEPVIILIMGLIVGFIVFAMLLPVFQMNLAV from the coding sequence ATGGAATTTTATTATAAAGCGAAAAAAGGGCCTCATGAGGTTGTAGAGGGGACTGTTGAAGCCGAAAACAGGGAACGGGCTGTAGATAAATTAACACAGGGGGGATTGATCCCCGTTAATATGCTGGAAGTGAAACATCATGCCGCTGAGCGCCATAAAAAACATGGGAGAAAAGACGGTTATCCGGGCGGCAGATTACTTTCAAGGAAAGTTAAGCAGAAAGATGTTACGGTGTTTACCGAACAGCTGTCAAGTCTGTTAAAGGCAAAAGTAAGGTTATCGGAAGCTTTGGAAGTCCTGTTTGAACAGACTGAAAACTCATTTTTGAAAAATATTATTATGACAATCGAAGGTAAAATTAAAAACGGCGCCACTCTTGCCGGCTCTCTTTCCGGTTATCCTCATATATTCAGCTCCCTTTATATCAATATGATAGACGCCGGCGAAAAAGGCGGGGTTCTTGACAAAACACTTATAAGGCTTGCCGGGTTTCGGGACAGGGAAGAACAGATAAAATCAAAGATACTTTCGGCTCTTGCGTATCCCCTGTTTATTGTTGCTGTAGGCATCCTGACGGTTTTTATACTGCTGGGTTTTGTAATTCCCAAAATGGCCGTCCTGTTCCAGCAGATGGACCAGGTTCTGCCTTTGCCGACCAGAATATTGATATTCTTAAGCCAGCCTGTTAAGAAATTCGGTCTATGGTTTGTTGTAGCTTTGTGTATTTTTGTTTTTATACTGGTCAAAGCGGGAATGATAGAGAAAAAGAAGCTGGCTATAGACAGGCTAAGCTTAAAACTGCCTGTGTTGGGAGGATTCCTTAAGAGGACCGTATATTCCAGATTTTGCAGGACACTGCAGACTCTGCTTGAAAACGGGATTCCACTCGCCCAGGCAATCGACATCGCTATGCCGACAGTCAATAATGAGGTGTTCAGGAAAGAGATTATCAATGCGCAGAAAAATGTTATGGACGGCGCCTCTTTTAAGGACAGCCTGAGGAAGACAGGTCTGTTCCCGCCTTTTATGATTAATATGATAGCCGTCGGAGAAAAGAGCGGCAGCCTTGAAACCGCGCTGTCCGATGTGGCTGACTTTTATGAGAAGGAAGCCGACAAGATTACGAAAGTGATTACTTCTCTTTTCGAACCCGTGATAATTTTAATAATGGGGCTTATAGTTGGCTTTATAGTATTTGCCATGCTTTTGCCCGTATTCCAGATGAATTTGGCAGTTTAA
- the gspG gene encoding type II secretion system major pseudopilin GspG: protein MNRNKTIGTEKKSLTGFTLIELMLVVIIIGALAAMILPRLAGRSEQAKIAVAKTDVTANIPVALDLFEIDNGRYPTTEEGLKSLVQQPGGLKDWKGPYAKKKKFLDPWGKEYQYRCPSSQGMDYDLFSFGSDGAQSSDDVTNWEE from the coding sequence ATGAACCGTAATAAAACTATCGGAACGGAAAAAAAATCTCTAACGGGATTCACCCTTATAGAGCTGATGCTTGTGGTTATAATAATAGGAGCCCTGGCCGCCATGATTCTTCCGCGCCTGGCCGGCAGGTCCGAACAGGCTAAAATTGCAGTAGCTAAAACAGATGTGACAGCGAATATCCCTGTTGCCCTGGACCTGTTTGAAATTGATAACGGAAGATACCCTACGACCGAAGAAGGACTGAAATCACTGGTCCAGCAGCCCGGAGGCCTGAAAGACTGGAAAGGCCCTTATGCAAAGAAAAAGAAATTCCTTGATCCGTGGGGAAAGGAATATCAGTACAGGTGCCCTTCGAGCCAGGGGATGGATTACGATCTTTTTTCCTTCGGTTCCGATGGCGCCCAGAGCAGCGATGATGTAACTAACTGGGAAGAATAA
- a CDS encoding prepilin-type N-terminal cleavage/methylation domain-containing protein, with translation MKRNFNNGISGFTLIEVMIAVAIVSIGLVMILQGFVSSLNAVKISEGTLTACMIADSRMAYAQLESENNPEFMRAESSEAFVSENLEFSWEFIPEIIDMPETGDINEELFSVTSVLNWKDGKRKGDIKIETLFRQKKEAAGF, from the coding sequence TTGAAGAGAAATTTTAATAATGGAATCAGTGGTTTTACTCTTATCGAAGTGATGATAGCGGTTGCCATCGTCTCTATAGGCCTTGTAATGATTCTTCAGGGATTCGTCTCGAGTCTCAATGCCGTCAAAATTTCGGAAGGCACATTGACGGCGTGCATGATCGCGGACAGCAGGATGGCTTACGCGCAGCTCGAATCGGAAAATAACCCTGAATTTATGCGGGCGGAATCTTCCGAAGCTTTTGTTTCTGAGAATCTGGAATTCTCCTGGGAATTTATTCCCGAAATTATTGATATGCCGGAAACAGGGGATATAAATGAAGAGCTTTTCAGCGTGACCTCGGTTTTAAACTGGAAGGATGGAAAAAGAAAAGGGGATATAAAGATTGAAACTTTATTCAGACAGAAAAAAGAAGCGGCGGGTTTCTGA
- a CDS encoding prepilin-type N-terminal cleavage/methylation domain-containing protein — MKLYSDRKKKRRVSEKGFTLLEVLISAAIVSVLSVVIYAVFSSGVTIWKKAREMRFLEKNVFGSLRELTVDLRNCLKITTLPVTGGSDRISFPRLVKKNAEKELGLITYYFDEDSSSIIKSAETYAEALNEEESEEKGIGKALAGNINRFSLSYCYLDTDTGLYGWRDDWEPEDDSAEIPRAVKVLVELDKGGRKISVEKLILIPIGLSARKGSFK; from the coding sequence TTGAAACTTTATTCAGACAGAAAAAAGAAGCGGCGGGTTTCTGAAAAGGGATTCACCCTGCTTGAGGTTCTGATTTCAGCGGCGATAGTTTCGGTCTTAAGCGTTGTAATATATGCGGTTTTTTCAAGCGGTGTTACAATATGGAAAAAAGCCCGGGAAATGAGGTTTTTGGAAAAGAATGTCTTCGGTTCATTGCGGGAACTGACGGTTGACCTGAGAAATTGCCTGAAAATAACCACTCTTCCCGTTACTGGCGGCTCAGACAGGATAAGTTTTCCCAGACTGGTTAAAAAAAATGCAGAAAAAGAATTGGGGCTTATAACTTATTATTTTGATGAGGACAGTTCTTCAATAATAAAAAGCGCGGAGACATATGCCGAAGCGCTTAATGAAGAGGAATCGGAGGAAAAGGGTATCGGAAAAGCGCTCGCCGGGAATATAAACAGATTTTCATTAAGTTACTGTTATCTGGATACGGATACGGGGCTTTACGGTTGGAGGGACGATTGGGAACCTGAAGATGATAGCGCTGAGATTCCGAGGGCAGTTAAAGTGCTTGTTGAACTGGATAAGGGAGGCAGAAAAATTTCTGTCGAAAAATTGATTTTAATACCGATAGGCTTGTCCGCCCGGAAGGGATCTTTTAAATGA